A window from Drosophila willistoni isolate 14030-0811.24 chromosome XR unlocalized genomic scaffold, UCI_dwil_1.1 Seg143, whole genome shotgun sequence encodes these proteins:
- the LOC6645578 gene encoding cell death protein Grim, translated as MAIAYFIPDQAQLLARSNQQSNGQQANNNSTESNRRSPSATSRQQQQEQQQQHRSQFRANITVPLGSQQGAMSMSEFGCWELLAQIFCYALRLYSHQPRRSTVIQISFEICPGSEETATPTTTTDPVAVPRDNDDEGDVTDDANLSGKQD; from the coding sequence atggcCATAGCTTATTTTATACCAGATCAGGCACAATTGCTGGCCCGAAGTAATCAGCAAAGTAATGGTCAACAGGCCAACAACAATTCTACAGAGTCAAATAGAAGAAGTCCATCGGCAACCTcacggcagcaacaacaggaacagcaacaacaacatcgttCACAATTTCGCGCCAACATCACTGTGCCTCTGGGCAGTCAGCAAGGAGCCATGTCCATGTCTGAATTTGGCTGCTGGGAGCTATTGGCCCAAATTTTTTGCTATGCTTTGCGACTCTATAGCCATCAGCCCCGTCGGTCGACAGTCATACAGATTTCCTTTGAGATATGTCCTGGCTCAGAAgaaacagcaacaccaacaacaacaaccgatCCAGTTGCAGTTCCACGAGATAATGACGACGAAGGTGATGTGACTGATGATGCCAATTTGAGTGGAAAGCAAGATTaa